In one window of Henckelia pumila isolate YLH828 chromosome 1, ASM3356847v2, whole genome shotgun sequence DNA:
- the LOC140862570 gene encoding uncharacterized protein produces MVQTTMKVEQHLKRREAGRLPSGGGSSTSWRPNVAKREDNKPMYKPKSDTKWEEPKQVAKDPDDENGFGAVVGELLVTRRILNTQHKEEEESQRENLFHTRCFVNGKVCSLIIDGGSCTNVASCEVMQKLGLSLLKHPHPYRLQWFNDCAEVRVNRRFVVPFSIGKYVDEEFDDLFSEELPQGLPPLRGIEHQIYLVSGSALPNRPAYRSNPEETKELQRQIRMREGDEWKTAFKTKYGFKNLDDHVEQLRVVLVTLRAEHLYANLKKCVFCTRELVFLGFVVSAQGVKVDEEKVSVIRDWPTPMSIGQTRSFHGLTSFYRSVGIGRVLMQGGRPVAYFSEKLSGASLNYPTYDKEFYVLVRVLETWQHYLRPKEFVIHTDHESLKHLKGQQNLNKRHAKWVAFVETFPYIIKYKKGKENVVADALSRRYALLSTLDFKFLGFEYVKELYASDPEFGDIYASCLHGPKDKFFMLDGYLFRER; encoded by the exons atggtgcagacgaCCATGAAGGTGGAACAACATCTCAAGCGAAGAGAAGCTGGTCGATTACCTTCCGGTGGAGGATCGTCGACGTCTTGGCGTCCGAacgttgcaaaacgggaggatAACAAGCCGATGTACAAACCAAAATCTGACACAAAATGGGAGGAACCAAAGCAAGTAGCAAAAG ATCCTGATGATGAGAATGGTTTTGGGGCTGTTGTTGGTGAATTATTGGTGACTCGGAGAATTTTAAATACACAACATAAGGAGGAGGAAGAGAGCCAGAGGGAAAATCTTTTTCATACTCGTTGTTTTGTAAATGGGAAGGTGTGCAGTCTTATCATTGATGGGGGTAGTTGTACAAATGTTGCGAGTTGCGAAGTTATGCAAAAATTGGGGTTGTCTCTTTTAAAGCATCCTCATCCATATAGGTTGCAATGGTTTAATGACTGCGCGGAGGTGAGAGTTAATAGGAGATTTGTGGTGCCATTTTCTATTGGCAAGTATGTTGATGAG GAGTTCGATGATTTATTTTCGGAGGagctacctcaaggattaccacctttgagggggattGAGCACCAAATTTACTTGGTATCCGGGAGTGCATTgccgaatcgtccagcttataggagtaatCCGGAGGAAACTAAGGAGTTGCAaagacag attaggatgagagagggaGACGAGTGGAAAACTGCGTTCAAAACAAAATATGGGTT caAGAACTTGGATGACCATGTGGAACAATTAAGGGTTGTCCTAGTCACATTACGTGCTGAACATTTATATGCTAACTTGAAgaaatgtgtgttttgtacaagaGAACTCgtatttcttggttttgttgtgagtgcacAAGGTGTGAAAGTTGATGAAGAAAAGGTGAGTGTCATTCGGGATTGGCCGACGCCTATGTCCATTGGTCAAACTCGAAGTTTTCATGGACTTACGAGTTTTTACAGGAG TGTAGGGATTGGAAGGGTCTTAATGCAAGGAGGAAGGCCAGTTGCATATTTTAGTGAGAAACTTAGTGGGGCAtctttgaattatcctacctatgaCAAGGAGTTCTATGTGTTGGTGAGGGTACTCGAGACATGGCAACACTACTTGAGGCCAAAGgagtttgtgattcatacggatcatgaatccTTGAAGCATCTTAAAGGACAACAAAAtctgaacaagagacatgccaagtgggtggcgtttgtggaGACTTTTCCCTACATTATCAAGTACAAGAAAGGGAAGGAAAAcgtggtagcggatgctctatcacgaaggtacgCGCTTTTATCTACTTTAGATTTTAAGTTtttaggatttgagtatgtgaaagaaTTGTATGCTAGTGATCCTGAATTTGGGGATATTTATgcatcatgtttgcatggtccaaaggataaatttttcatgctTGATGGCTACTTGTTTAGGGAAAGATAA